From a region of the Helianthus annuus cultivar XRQ/B chromosome 5, HanXRQr2.0-SUNRISE, whole genome shotgun sequence genome:
- the LOC110942893 gene encoding ESF1 homolog, protein MFGDILVFGSKPVSLDDVPDMSFFDDNRTKAVEDRVSKLEKEKAASDEKMKNLEAENVVLNNEVQSLNEKVVSLEAGNVALNEVVQGLVTTNEQLSTSNTMLMSKNEILKKMVNNHKADKKLKSKQIEMLVEAQRTEREKKAAEEAAEATKDKGKQNIIEYSNDDDDEDEDEDEEEKDDGFKAIDDYKDSDDDQGGGGNLQINEERDVADPKGESGSGAIHDEESAGIFTEAVPINSIPADTLKLMERLGITDESFKFDFEEVLEKINLNEAESYVFKNVSEVNDYDNVVMEDDTDSDKDESFHYSLARKFP, encoded by the exons ATGTTTGGTGATATTCTGGTGTTTGGTTCTAAACCGGTGAGCTTAGACGATGTTCCTGATATGTCATTCTTTGATGATAATAGAACAAAAGCTGTGGAAGACAGAGTTtcaaaacttgaaaaagaaaaagctGCTTCAGATGAGAAGATGAAAAACTTAGAAGCAGAGAATGTGGTTTTGAATAATGAGGTTCAATCGTTGAATGAAAAGGTCGTAAGTCTTGAAGCTGGGAATGTTGCGCTTAATGAAGTTGTTCAAGGCTTAGTGACTACGAACGAACAGTTGTCTACTTCGAATACAATGTTGATGTCAAAGAATGAGATATTGAAGAAGATGGTTAACAACCACAAAGCAGACAAGAAGCTGAAATCAAAACAAATCGAGATGCT AGTTGAGGCTCAGAGGACAGAAAGAGAAAAGAAAGCAGCTGAGGAAGCAGCAGAGGCAACTAAAGACAAAGGAAAACAAAATATCATCGAATACAGTAATGATGATGACGACGAAGATGAAGATGaggatgaagaagaaaaagatgATGGATTCAAAGCCATCGATGATtacaaagatagtgatgatgatcaAGGTGGAGGCGGAAATCTTCAGATA AACGAAGAAAGAGATGTAGCTGACCCTAAGGGGGAGAGTGGTTCGGGTGCTATTCACGATGAAGAATCAGCTGGAATCTTCACAGAGGCTGTTCCAATTAACTCTATTCCAGCTGATACACTAAAG TTGATGGAGAGATTGGGTATAACCGATGAATCGTTCAAATTTGATTTCGAAGAAGTGTTAGAGAAGATAAACCTGAATGAAGCTGAAAGTTATGTTTTCAAGAATGTATCTGAAGTGAATGATTATGACAACGTCGTCATGGAGGATGATACTGATTCCGATAAAGATGAGTCATTTCATTATtccttagctaggaagtttccttaa
- the LOC110942892 gene encoding uncharacterized protein LOC110942892 produces MSPITPEVRAKAEIFTGNEVCKEKAKSLLREYCLPDGLLPVEDVEELGYVKETGFVWVKQKNEITHKFEKVGKQVSYAKEITSYFEKCKIKKLSGVKSKEVMIWISLIEIFVEDPTSDKVTMKTPTGISKTFPKVAFEA; encoded by the coding sequence ATGTCGCCAATCACTCCTGAGGTTAGAGCAAAGGCAGAAATTTTTACTGGAAATGAAGTTTGCAAGGAAAAAGCTAAGTCTCTTTTAAGAGAATACTGTCTTCCAGATGGCCTCTTGCCCGTGGAGGATGTTGAGGAACTTGGTTACGTAAAAGAAACTGGATTCGTGTGGGTCAAACAAAAGAATGAGATCACACACAAGTTTGAGAAGGTCGGAAAGCAAGTGTCATATGCCAAAGAGATCACTTCCTATTTTGAGAAATGTAAGATTAAAAAGTTATCAGGAGTGAAGTCTAAAGAGGTGATGATATGGATCTCACTCATCGAGATCTTCGTTGAAGATCCCACAAGTGACAAAGTTACAATGAAAACGCCAACCGGAATCTCCAAGACCTTTCCGAAGGTGGCTTTTGAGGCTTAA